The segment TACTCTGTACACACAACACAGATCAGGGCCATAAACTTTTACTACAGAACATACTCTGTACACATTACACAGGTCAGGGCGATAGACTTGTACTACAAGACATACTCTGTACACACCACACAGGTCAGGGCCATAAACTTGTACTACAGGACATACTCTGTACACATTATACAGGTCAGGGCCAAAAACTTGTACTACACGCCATACTCCATACACATTACACAGGTCAGGGCGATAGACTTGTACTACAAGACATACTCTGAACACACCACACAGGTCAGGGCCATAGACTTGTACTACAGGACATACTCCATACACACTACACAGGTCAGGGCGATAGACTTGTACTACAAGACATACTCTGAACACACCACACAGGTCAGGGCGATAGACTTGTACTACAAGACATACTCTGAACACACCACACAGGTCAGGGCGATAGACTTGTACTACAGGACATACTCCATACACACTACACAGGTCAGGGCCATAAACTTGTACTACACGACATACTCTGTACACATTACACAGGTCAGGGCGATAGACTTGTACTTCAGGACATACTCCGTACACATTACACAGGTCAGGGCGATAGACTTGTACTACAGGACATACTCTGTACACATTACACAGGTCAGGGTGATAGACTTGTACTACAGAGCATACTCTGTACATACCACACAGGTCAGGGCGATAGACTTGTACTACAGGACATACTCCATACATGTTACACAGGTCAGGGCGATAGACTTGTACTACAGGACAAACTCCATACACATTACACAGGTCAGGTCCATAAACTTGTACTACAGGACATACTCTGTACACATTACACAGGTCAGGGTGATAGACTTGTACTACAGGACTAACCCCATACACATTACACAGGTCAGGGCGATAGACTTGTACTACAGGACATATTCTGTACATACCACACAGGTCAGGGCCATAGACTTGTACTACAGAGCATACTCTGTACACACTGCACAGGACAGGGCCATAAACTTTTACTACAGAACATACTCTGTACACATTACACAGGTCAGGGCGATAGACTTGTACTACAAGACATACTCTGTACACACCACACAGGTCAGGGCCATAAACTTGTACTACAGGACATACTCTGTACACATTATACAGGTCAGGGCCAAAAACTTGTACTACACGCCATACTCCATACACATTACACAGGTCAGGGCGATAGACTTGTACTACAAGACATACTCTGAACACACCACACAGGTCAGGGCGATAGACTTGTACTAGAGGACATACTCCATACACACTACACAGGTCAGGGCCATAAACTTGTACTACACGACATACTCTGTACACATTACACAGGTCAGGGCGATAGACTTGTACTGCAGGACATACTCCGTACACATTACACAGGTCAGGGCGATAGACTTGTACTACAGGACATACTCTGTACACATTACACAGGTCAGGGTGATAGACTTGTACTACAGAGCATACTCTGTACATACCACACAGGTCAGGGCGATAGACTTGTACTACAGGACATACTCCATACATATTACACAGGTCAGGGCGATAGACTTGTACTGCAGGACATACTCTGTACACATTACTAAGGTCAGGGCCATAGACTTGTACTACAGAGCATACTCTGTACACACAACACAGATCAGGGCCATGAACTTTTACTACAGAACATACTCTGTACACATTACACAGGTCAGGGCGATAGACTTGTACTACAAGACATACTCTGTACACACCACACAGGTCAGGGCCATAAACTTGTACTACAGGACATACTCTGTACACATTATACAGGTCAGGGCCAAAAACTTGTACTACACGCCATACTCCATACACATTACACAGGTCAGGGCGATAGACTTGTACTACAAGACATACTCTGAACACACCACACAGGTCAGGGCCATAGACTTGTACTACAGGACATACTCCATACACACTACACAGGTCAGGGCGATAGACTTGTACTACAAGACATACTCTGAACACACCACACAGGTCAGGGCGATAGACTTGTACTACAAGACATACTCTGAACACACCACACAGGTCAGGGCGATAGACTTGTACTACAGGACATACTCCATACACACTACACAGGTCAGGGCCATAAACTTGTACTACACGACATACTCTGTACACATTACACAGGTCAGGGCGATAGACTTGTACTTCAGGACATACTCCGTACACATTACACAGGTCAGGGCGATAGACTTGTACTACAGGACATACTCTGTACACATTACACAGGTCAGGGTGATAGACTTGTACTACAGAGCATACTCTGTACATACCACACAGGTCAGGGCGATAGACTTGTACTACAGGACATACTCCATACATGTTACACAGGTCAGGGCGATAGACTTGTACTACAGGACAAACTCCATACACATTACACAGGTCAGGTCCATAAACTTGTACTACAGGACATACTCTGTACACATTACACAGGTCAGGGCGATAGACTTGTACTACAGGACTAACCCCATACACATTACACAGGTCAGGGCGATAGACTTGTACTACAGGACATACTCTGTACATACCACACAGGTCAGGGCCATAGACTTGTACTACAGAGCATACTCTGTACACACTGCACAGGACAGGGCCATAAACTTTTACTACAGAACATACTCTGTACACATTACACAGGTCAGGGCGATAGACTTGTACTACAAGACATACTCTGTACACACCACACAGGTCAGGGCCATAAACTTGTACTACAGGACATACTCTGTACACACTACACAGGTCAGGGCCATAAACTTGTACTACACGACATACTCTGTACACATTACACAGGTCAGGGCGATAGACTTGTACTGCAGGACATACTCCGTACACATTACACAGGTCAGGGCGATAGACTTGTACTACAGGACATACTCTGTACACATTACACAGGTCAGGGTGATAGACTTGTACTACAGAGCATACTCTGTACATACCACACAGGTCAGGGCGATAGACTTGTACTACAGGACATACTCCATACATATTACACAGGTCAGGGCGATAGACTTGTACTGCAGGACATACTCTGTACACATTACTAAGGTCAGGGCCATAGACTTGTACTACAGAGCATACTCTGTACACACAACACAGATCAGGGCCATAAACTTTTACTACAGAACATACTCTGTACACATTACACAGGTCAGGGCGATAGACTTGTACTACAAGACATACTCTGTACACACCACACAGGTCAGGGCCATAAACTTGTACTACAGGACATACTCTGTACACATTATACAGGTCAGGGCCAAAAACTTGTACTACACGCCATACTCCATACACATTACACAGGTCAGGGCGATAGACTTGTACTACAAGACATACTCTGAACACACCACACAGGTCAGGGCCATAGACTTGTACTACAGGACATACTCCATACACACTACACAGGTCAGGGCGATAGACTTGTACTACAAGACATACTCTGAACACACCACACAGGTCAGGGCGATAGACTTGTACTACAAGACATACTCTGAACACACCACACAGGTCAGGGCGATAGACTTGTACTACAGGACATACTCCATACACACTACACAGGTCAGGGCCATAAACTTGTACTACACGACATACTCTGTACACATTACACAGGTCAGGGCGATAGACTTGTACTTCAGGACATACTCCGTACACATTACACAGGTCAGGGCGATAGACTTGTACTACAGGACATACTCTGTACACATTACACAGGTCAGGGTGATAGACTTGTACTACAGAGCATACTCTGTACATACCACACAGGTCAGGGCGATAGACTTGTACTACAGGACATACTCCATACATGTTACACAGGTCAGGGCGATAGACTTGTACTACAGGACAAACTCCATACACATTACACAGGTCAGGGCCATAAACTTGTACTACAGGACATACTCTGTACACATTACACAGGTCAGGGCGATAGACTGTTACTACAGAACTAACCCCATACACATTACACAGGTCAGGGCGATAGACTTGTACTACAGGACATACTCTGTACATACCACACAGGTCAGGGCCATAGACTTGTACTACAGAGCATACTCTGTACACACTGCACAGGACAGGGCCATAAACTTTTACTACAGAACATACTCTGTACACATTACACAGGTCAGGGCGATAGACTTGTACTACAAGACATACTCTGTACACACCACACAGGTCAGGGCCATAAACTTGTACTACAGGACATACTCTGTACACATTATACAGGTCAGGGCCAAAAACTTGTACTACACGCCATACTCCATACACATTACACAGGTCAGGGCGATAGACTTGTACTACAGGACATACTCTGTACATACCACACAGGTCAGGGCCATAGACTTGTACTACAGAGCATACTCTGTACACACTGCACAGGACAGGGCCATAAACTTTTACTACAGAACATACTCTGTACACATTACACAGGTCAGGGCGATAGACTTGTACTACAATACATACTCTGTACACACCACACAGGTCAGGGCCATAAACTTGTACTACAGGACATACTCTGTACACATTATACAGGTCAGGGCCAAAAACTTGTACTACACGCCATACTCCATACACATTACACAGGTCAGGGCGATAGACTTGTACTACAAGACATACTCTGAACACACCACACAGGTCAGGGCGATAGACTTGTACTACAGGACATACTCCATACACACTACACAGGTCAGGGCCATAAACTTGTATTACACGACATACTCCATACATGTTACACAGGTCAGGGCGATAGACTTGTACTGCAGGACATACTTCATACACATTACACAGGTCAGGGCCATAAACTTGTACTACAGGACATACTCTGTACATACCACACAGGTAAGGGCGATAGACTTGTACTACAGGACATACTCTGTACACATTACATGGGTCAGGGCCATAGACTTGTACTACAGGACATACTCTGTATATACATGGGTCAGGGCCATAAACTTGTACTACAGGACATACTCCATTTATGTTACACAGGTCAGGGCCATAAACTTGCACTACAGGACATACTCCGTACACATTACACAGGCTAGGCCATAGACTTGTACTACAGGCCTTTCCCATACACATTACACAGGTCAGGGCCATAGACTTGTACTACAGGACATACTCCGTACACATTACACAGGCTAGGCCATAGACTTGTACTACAGGCCTTTCCCATACACATTACACAGGTCAGGGCCATAGACTTGTACTACAGGACATACTCTGTACATACCACACAGGTCAGGGCCATAGACTTGTACTACAGAGCATACTCTGTACACACTACACAGGTTAGGCCATAGACTTGTACTACAGGACATCCTTAGTTCCCTCCCTTTAAATGTTAATTTCCAACACTTATGGATTTTGGTTGTCtttatgaatttataattttacatttcttGTTTACTTTAGGATGATGTGGTGGAGTTAAATTTGACTTCTATCCAAGATACTGATCCTGAATCTTCAACTAAACACAGCACTGAATCTTCAACTAAAAACAGTACAGAAGCTTCTTCTAAAGATCAAGGAACTAATGTCACTGTCAAAGATTCAGGAAAATCCAGAAACACTGGAATACTTAATAAAGCAAAGGTAGTTTGATGAATTCTACTCGCATTGTACTATGTACGTACCAACTTTGTACATCTACTAAGTTAGACTATGTGTCTATTAGATATTTCTGTCCAAAGGAAAGAGTAATCCTTGGATGTTGTAAACGgtaattatatatgtgtatattttcTTACAGACTACATTTAAAGCTAGCAGGCTTCCACAGCAAATCCAGATGCTGGAGAGAGAATTTGACAGAAGATGGACTAGGTTCTCAGAAGAGTTTGAGGTATCAGTGCactcttttattttgtttcttacatgtatgtgtagtGTAGACGTTGTAAGGTAGAGGGCACAGGCTCAAACCACAGAAACAGACAGGATCAAACAGTtgcatgtatttgaaaaatttattttttccttgaAATTTGATAGctttataaatttttgtgtaTTCCTCTGTTTTAGAACTTGAACAGGCGTGGAGCTCCAGGGGGGAGTAAAAAAGAGGGTCAGCGGCCAGAAAACCGACACAAAAACAGGGTCAAGCACCTGGTGCCTTGTGAGTTGCTTGTACAGGTGTAGAACCTATTTACACCTGGGGCTTGTTCATCAAGGTGGACAAGGCTCACCAGAACATTCTACTCCTATGTAGAGCTTGAAAATGTGGCTAGAATAGTTGAGGTTGTCATGCATATGTAACATTTCCTGTTTAGATCTTGAGTACGGACTCACTAATCAGCTACATTTCATAACACCTGAAATCATTCAAATCTTTCAGACAAAAGTTGATAAATCATGATTTAGGGAATAAGATAATTGTCATGATCGTTTGCTTGGTTGCAGATGATGACACCAGAGTTGTTTTGAAGGATGGAGATTCAGAAGTCAAAGGGTCAGATTACATCTGTGCAGCATACATACAGGTATGTaaaatatgcatacatgtaatacacagttgcatttGTGAAGTTGATAAGATTGATTTCCTTCTATCTGGTGATGTGTCCCTGTAGATTACCAGCGAGACATCTAGAGCAGATGGAGGTCGGCTGATCGCGACCCAGGGCTGTCTGTCCGAGACCGTGGGTGACTTCTGGAGGATGGTCTGGCAGGAGAGGTCACAGGTCATCGTCATGGCAACCAAGGCTGTGGAAGATGACAGGGTTAGTGTTTATTCTATTGTAAGAAATGAAATGTCtcttaattatgataaaaactttTCAGTGTGTACAGGATAACCCGaaagttattaaaatatttacagtcaTTATCTTGATAATTTACTACCGTAATTATAAGTTGATATCACAAATTAATcagattttgttattttaaagtcatttaataacttttctctgtattaatattataaattgtCATATTATTTAAGAGATAAATCATAATTGGTCAAAATTCCAATGTATTTGGGTCTAGGGTTACTGTGTTAATGTTAAGGAGAGTGAGCAGGACAAAACTTGTCCAGTGAAACTGAGATCAGTCCCTATAGTAACATTATTTAACCAGTGATTACAACTTATAGGTCAAGGTGTCGCGTTACTGGTGTGAGGAGGGAGAAGAAAGGCTCCTGGAGGGACAGAATTATAAGTTCCAGGTCAAAGGTCAGTCTGTCACTCCACACCGAGACTATGTCCTGCGTGAGCTGGAGGTGACCAGACTGTCAGGGGAGGGGCAGGTTAGTGCAGTACAGTTCCTAGGATAGTTGTTAATGATCTTAATGAATGCTAGTGGTACATTTTCAGATTGTAATgaattagtttttatttcacttttttgcATGATATGGCCATGAGTTGATAAATCTCAAATTATCCACTCCTGgccaaaatgtaataaaaactttattataaaacatCTTGTATACCATTGAATTCTATGTACAAATATAAGTAAGGATGGTTTTGTTGATttcattagtatttttttttttattaaattttgtccCCTGAAAAATTAACATGTTGCTGTGTTTCACAGGGGGAAGGATCCAGATTGGTGTACCAGTTTAACTTCACAGCATGGCCAGATTTTGGTGTTCCTAAAAACCCTGCCGCAATTATTGACTTCTTGGCAACTGTCAACAGCAAGCAGGCGGAGCTAACAGAGGCTGGCCCCATGGTCATCCATTGCAGGTCAGGGTCAAACTTATCCAGGGTCAGGGTTAAACTTATCTATGGATAAGGTCAAACTTATCAATGGTCATAGTCAAACTTGTCTATAGTAAGAATTATCTTGGGTCAGAGCAAAACTAATCTAAGGTCAGGGCCAAACTGATCCTATGTCAAGGTTAACTTGATTTAATGTCATGGTCAAACTTATATGGGGTCAGGATTAGCGAAGGTCAGGATCAAAATTAACTAAGGTCAGCGTCAAAGTTATCAAGGTCAAACACatctaatcaaataaattatatgcTCTCATGGTCAGATTTTAGATCTTACACAGAGTAATCTATCAGGGGTAAAACTTAGTAAGGTCAGTGACAAAGTAATGAAGGTCAGTGGCCGGTATTAGGTCATTCTAATcgtttacaaaatatttgtaGTGCTGGACTTGGGCGGACAGGAACTTTGGTGGTTATAGAAGCACTTATTCATCAAATAAAGGAAGAAGGTGAGCCTATTTCTTATATTGTTCAGGAGGTttgcacaatatcatttttaattttgtaaaattgttgtaATACTGAAGAGttaataagttaatgttatgctgTAGGATTGGATTGTGACCTTGATATTCAGAAGACAGTACTGAAGGTCAGGTCGCAGCGCCCAGGCATGATACAGACGGAGCCCcagtataaatttatttataaagctCTTCTATCCTATCTACAGTCTCAACCTGGATTTACACCTGAGCAGGTAAGCTTAAAGTGATTTGTACTGACAGGACACCATTCTTCAAAATGAAGCTCTGTGTACGTATGGTTTATGactttaatttacaattatGTACATTCatacattaataaaatttctcccaataaattcaaaattgtattttataacaTGATGGTGATGAGTTTAAGGTAACtaaatacatgtgcatttttttttaaaactgctccTAGAATGAATTTTGTTAGGAAAAATGATTTAGTTGGTCTGACattatatacaattatttagaTGTATATATTACATACACACTGTCAggtatatgcatgtgtatagtAAATACaggcacatacatgtatatacatgtattattcacatatatatattatatacaggtatttacatgttgtaatttttttatcaggGGACCTTAGATTCCTACCATGAGGAGGCTCACAGGCAGAGATTTGTTCCCAAGGACCGCAGGGGGCGTGGCAGGGGTAGGCCAGTTAACCAGAGGTCAGGGGTCAATGACCGCTTGAGTAGGGCCAGAGACACACAGTCTCACCCAGGGAATCATCACAGTGATGAAGATCAATCAGGAAAATCCCATAcggacaataaaaaaaatgactccTTAATTGAAAAGAATGCGGATGAAGTAACTTCAAACAAGTCTCAAGAAAGGAGAGGTTTTGGAAAACCCAAGTCATCCCAAAAGGCAGAGAGAAACCCAAGTGAAAGTCATGAAACTGGAGGAGTGGAAGAAAATGCTGCAGCAGGAATGTCAAAGGATAGCATTAATGAAAAGAGAAACAATGAAGACACCAGAAAAGGTTTTGGAAGACCAAGGTCGGGTCAGATCAGGAAATCTGATCAAGGACACCATGAGTCTGGTCAACAAAGATCACCAAGAAATCAGAAAGACACTGGAAACAGCAAAGATTCATCTACACAAAGAGAAACTAGGAAAGGATTTGGACAACCACCTGAAAGACTCCAGCATGAGAAAGGAGATAGAATGGGAAGAAAGGAGGACTCAAGAAGAGGGTTTGGACAGCCACCCAGAGGGGGTGATGGAAGGGTTGGTAGAGACAGGAATGAAACGAGGCCTATGTCAGGCGGAAAACACAGCAGAAAAGACTTCGAACCTAGAAGTCCAAGGGAAAAAAGAGATCAACCAGGAACAAGCAAACCTTTCACAGGGTATGGGGATAAAATGAATAGAAATACTTCAGATCAAAACCAGAGGCCTAACAAAAGATTAGGGGAGGGATCACCATCCTCCAATCAAGAGGAAACTGACAAAGTGAATACAAAAAACAGTGGAGGTATGAAATCAGAGACTAGGAAAGATAATCCTGACAGAACTTCAAGCTGTAATGAAAGTACTTCTGGTGCTGATAGTGAACTCAGAAAAGGGACCACTAAGCTTAGAGCTCCCCCAGGATTTAACATTAGTGGACCCCCTTCAGGGGTTGGGGACACTGTGTCACCACCTCCTGGCTTCTCCAAACTTAGCTGATGGTAGCCATTACTAGGagttaatttttgtcaaactGTGATATGTTATTTATTTGGTATAATAAACTGTCATTGTAATAGTTAATTGAAGAACTGCTATACagtgaaatattaataaataccaATTTTATTAAAGTTGTTATTGTCCAAGACTTTAATGTCACTGTCTAATGAGGATCACTAAGCATGTCAAGATAAGGAAATAGTTatgatataataatgaaaaattatgattactttttcattttattgatgaTTGATGCCCATGCAGAAACAATAATTACCGTATacaattacattttatattctttttacaTTGCATGCACAAATATGTGACTGGCTATTAAATTCTTTTGTCTTTGTCCAGCTATTATGTCTTTTGTTGTCTTCTGTCTGTGTCCGGCTCTTTTTTTTTAGGTGCATTGTCTATGTCTGACTGTTTTGTCTTTTGAGTTGTTTAATCCATGTctggctaattttttttttgagttgTATTGTCTTTGTTCGGCGTTTTTGTCTCGAgttattttgtcattttctgGTGATTTGTCTGTGTCCAGCTATTTTGTCTTATGAGCAATGCACCATAGAAACGAAAAGGATCTCGACCCTGGATAAACGAACAGTACACTCTGGAAATAaaggataaaagaaaaaatataattccaaTCATGAGAAAAAAAAGGATGGCAAAAAAGTGAAACTGGTTCGTGACACCTTATATATTGACGGCGAAGTTTACAAGGGCACGCTAATGGATCCGCGCGTGGACAGTCAGGTGTACAGTCAAAAGAACGCCGGTGACcgactgccaaaaaaaaaaaccgcccGCGCCAGACATCTACCCCAGACCGTGATAGATATATAGGGACACGAGGAAGAGCAGCTAAAACTGAAATTTCTGACACTCAGTGTTTGTGAACTGCGGCGAAAATTACAATAGCCAGAGTTCTCGAACTTTATTTCTCGTTATGATGTATTTATCTGtttatggcacgccaaattcacaacaATGAGCTgatcatagtttcacaatcgataaactaggtttaacggttgtaaactatagtttacggacagaaaactatagttaacgacaATAACCTATATTTTACATCGgtaaaccatagttaacgcgatcatctatgtttcagaagtgtaaaactataattaacactgaaaacaaccatttgtaaacatagtttatctgataaatatagtttcacgagtgtgaaactatgattaacaactcttaaccaaagttaacaaatgtaaattatagtttacagataTCAGCAAAATCAATCGTTAATGTTATTTGCAGACAGATAAACTTAGATTCTCATTCGTttactatagtttacaaccgttaaatatagttttacagattaaaactatagttaacgaatcgttAACTACAGTTTGaggttcgtaaactatagttaacagtcgataaacctaataatgtttagctcatttttgttaatttggcgtgccatatatATTATGTTTAACTGACACAAAAAACATAACCCTGACGCaatcgataaactaggtttctgtgtttttatgaaaaaaaagatttgatatACTAGCAAAAGTTAAATCTGGAGGTATTATTattgctgtaaaaaaaatctcgtTTTTACTGTGAATTAGACAAATTCTCAGTACGCAGTATGTATATTGGTTTTCTCTAGCTAATCATTGTTTAACATTTTGggagtctgaaaacaaattatcctttatattattataaattggCCAATTTATCAATCAATCGATATGATTTGCTCCTTCCTTTGATCacagtaaaaaaaacttaacgaGTTTTGTTTTGACAGCAATAATAATACCTCCAGATTTAACTTATCATACATATATGTAGCACGCTAACGGGGGTTATTTAATTTGTCTGCACGGCCTGGTGTTTTatataatgcatatatttattttgatttttatttgtatggaCAATTTTTGCATCGATATCATcgcttttaaaatattatataattatacgcTCTTCGTCAGTGATATGAATAATAGATGGAACAGCCATAAAAAATGTAACCGGTATTTGTGCGCTTCCGCGgctaaaaatatacatacagaaACTTTCCGGGAAAACTCTTTTTTGAGATTGAAAAGATacgattattttttaaaagtacatatcaaaatgattatgTTAGACGCGTGATTACCTTCACATCTTAAAATTCGAAGCAAATAAGAAACAAGATTGTCTCTCTAATGTATTTAGTGCATGATTTTGATATTCTATGTTTGACAGATTCTCATTTAGACActaatgttttaaatgaagaTCTGTTCATTGAgggttttgataatatttttttagaaaagatTGCAACAGCTATGGTGGTGTAGtaatgatttttgtttcaaactttATGAATGCGTACAGTAGAGAAGATTTAGAACCTTATGATACTGAAATTATTTGGATAGAAATACCACAAGTGAAAGGGATTCTTCTGGTATGCTGTATTTATCGTCCACCACACTCAAGTAGCGCCTTTTGGTAAAAATTGTCTTGGTGTTCCGAAAAGGCTACAGATATTtctaataatattataatacttGGTGATCTAAACTTTGAtttattaaagataaataattcACATGAGGTACATACAATCATGAACAGCTGTAGAGTGACAAATATTAAACATGAACCCCAAAAAGAGAATCTAATTGGgttatttttaggaaaataaAGTAAACATGCAACTGCAAGCTACTATGACAGCATAGATTCTTTACAATGTTCAGATAATATTAATCTTATTGAGCGAAATCTATTATCATGATCTCAAAATATTAGGtgaatggtaaaaaaaatagttgttgAAATTTAATTCACAGAAAACCAAAGTATTTTCTCATTTGaaaaatgtactttatttcataatttattttttgaacattGTCAATTAGAATATGTTACAGACCACAAACATCTTGGTGTACAGTTATCTTCAAACTTAAGTTGGTCAAAACAGATTGataacattgttaaaaaaagcTTACAAAAAAGCTAAAATTTTCCGTTTCAAGGGATATTGTTTTACAAC is part of the Magallana gigas chromosome 3, xbMagGiga1.1, whole genome shotgun sequence genome and harbors:
- the LOC105347587 gene encoding uncharacterized protein — protein: MADDVDVLEISGIDEELEVLKSIYIEELNISLSERSQPEVISLRLHPSTGDEEEKKYVCITLELELSQQYPHEIPTINIKNPRGIGEEEVNRLQESLVTLATELQGGPMLYDLIELAKEKLTEGNIPHCPCTICYEHFHEGEEFTKTHCYHYFHCHCLARYVRHVLASIQQENQSRPTHQQDDGGQTKVPCPVCREEMECNVDLYTGETTPQDQSLNFYPTAELRTWQREMSRLLRRQRERGGVIDVQEERNKFLITQDDVVELNLTSIQDTDPESSTKHSTESSTKNSTEASSKDQGTNVTVKDSGKSRNTGILNKAKTTFKASRLPQQIQMLEREFDRRWTRFSEEFENLNRRGAPGGSKKEGQRPENRHKNRVKHLVPYDDTRVVLKDGDSEVKGSDYICAAYIQITSETSRADGGRLIATQGCLSETVGDFWRMVWQERSQVIVMATKAVEDDRVKVSRYWCEEGEERLLEGQNYKFQVKGQSVTPHRDYVLRELEVTRLSGEGQGEGSRLVYQFNFTAWPDFGVPKNPAAIIDFLATVNSKQAELTEAGPMVIHCSAGLGRTGTLVVIEALIHQIKEEGLDCDLDIQKTVLKVRSQRPGMIQTEPQYKFIYKALLSYLQSQPGFTPEQGTLDSYHEEAHRQRFVPKDRRGRGRGRPVNQRSGVNDRLSRARDTQSHPGNHHSDEDQSGKSHTDNKKNDSLIEKNADEVTSNKSQERRGFGKPKSSQKAERNPSESHETGGVEENAAAGMSKDSINEKRNNEDTRKGFGRPRSGQIRKSDQGHHESGQQRSPRNQKDTGNSKDSSTQRETRKGFGQPPERLQHEKGDRMGRKEDSRRGFGQPPRGGDGRVGRDRNETRPMSGGKHSRKDFEPRSPREKRDQPGTSKPFTGYGDKMNRNTSDQNQRPNKRLGEGSPSSNQEETDKVNTKNSGGMKSETRKDNPDRTSSCNESTSGADSELRKGTTKLRAPPGFNISGPPSGVGDTVSPPPGFSKLS